ATCACAATGTTTTCACaccaaaatatttttgggattcttttgttatttctttctATCTTTTTCAGCAATATTTTTTATGCAATTATTATATGGCATGCATATGCTAAAGGGACAGTTATTAAGCTTATATCTGCATTGACCGAATTAATGATTTGTCTTTACAATGCAAAATTAGAAGACAATCAGAACACCCATGTTTATTGTAtgggataaaaataaataaataaataattcccaGGTTACCTATGAgaaaggaaatgcagtctcAAATCAAAAACAGCTGAACACTAAGTCATACACCTCCTCCATGAAAGCACTATTGTACATCATAATAGGACCGTTTCCCCATCTTCCTCATAACTTTCTGACCCACTTGTTTCTCATATAATTTTAAATGTCAGTTTTCAGAATCAGCTCCcttattaccatttttattatgttatttAAGGTATTGTCAGTCCTGACTGacagtttatttacatttgaaatAAACCAGGACATGAGGACGCGGATCAACAGGTAAGAAACTGCAGTAGTTTGTGTCCTGTTGGAGTGCTACCACCAGGTGTCTCTGTGGTTTGGCATTTCCTCGTCCTCCTGTTGCATTAGCTTTGTTCACTGTATTCTTGCATCACTGCTTAACAGTTTATTTTGCCATTCATTATCAGAATCCATGATCAACATACCAAAGGTCAGGACACGAGGAAAGGATGGTCATGGGTAAACAGCAGACACCTGGAGTTTGAGCTTTGCCCTCTCAGACCATTCAAAATGCACCAACTTCATGTATCTCGTCTTATAACCATAGATGGAAAGATCTTTAAGTTATTTGATTCCACACGTGTTTTCAGGAACTGACTGCAATACTTACTGTCAACTTATTGCaacttctgtttttactgtcaGTGTACACATGGAGTGTAATTACATTACTGTGCAGCGCATCTGTTCATTTGttgatttattaaaaacatatatagattaaatataattatgaaAGTGAATCTCACTCATTACTAGTAGAGTATAAACTATTACCTTCCACATCATGTTCAGTGTAGTCGGGGAAACACACTGctttaaaatctattttaaagTCTCCCCCCTTCAAAAAATATTCTTGTGCTTATAGTATAAGTCCTCCTTTCCTTTGCTGAGGAGGAAACATCAGctgtcagggtttttttttttttttttttttggcagtaaaCCTGGTGGGCCTGTTCTTTCCACTGCATTGTTGCCAAATAGGAGCAGAAAAAAGCCCTGATCTTCCTCATTGTTGCTGAACAGGATAATTCactaattgcttttttttttttttttttttttaaatatgtacaaACAAGAAAGTCCacttttttttgtgacatttttattttctctcaccATGGAAATGTTATGCATTACAATGCAATCATAGAGGTAGTCCATTTTTCATCTGGTTGAATTGAATTATAGTTTCTAAAGCAAATGTTAATCTTGGCTGTTCTCAAATATTTACACTCTGATTTGAATTTCATCTTGCCACTCCTTCATTTAGGCTGCTTAAACACAATCCAGTCACTTACGCCAGCCTTGAACTTTCTGCAACATAGCATTAGTATGAAGCTACCCTGTCTGCGCTGGGCTTTGAAGCAGGTCTGCACTTGTTGTACCAGCAGAGTCCTGCTTCACTGGCATTTACAGGTTGTGCTGAGGGCAGCTTGCAGATTAGTAGCTGTGCAAAACAAAGACAGCTCTGAGCATGCCAGAATTGACTAGTTGTTGTTTAGAGAAACCTCCTTATTCCCATAGTTTGAAGCTCTGTGTATCTCAGTCTGGCCAATCATCCAGCGAACTCCCAGTgaagctgtgaaagaaaaagtTCAGAGAGGTTAGAAGATTGTTTGAGTGAGTCCCACGGAAGTGCTGACGGGTTTTAAAaccagacatttttatttccacAGTAAATTTTCCTTTTGAGATTTGCACATTTGCCCTTTAATTATCAAGAGTTTTTCTAATGACAGTTAGCAGCGTGGCTGAATTTGTCACTATAACATAAGAAGCAAAGGGTTACATCTGTCAGCATTTAGTTGTGAATTAACTGCCCCTTTTTAATGCCAACACTTGTGCTATCTCCTTCAAGTCTGTATCATGGTTTCTTATTTATTGTGGAAACTGCATCATGCTCCTCATAAACCCATGCTGTTAGAGTAATTATTTCCATTTAACAACCCAGTGAAACAAATCAGATGAATAACCTGATGTCTAACTTTGCCTTTTTAAGCACATGCCTGAATGCTGTTATGGACATGCTCCCAAtactgataaataaaataaaaaagggagACTTACATTGGAAGTGTCAAATCTGCTGCTTTATGTAACATTTGGACAAAAAGGAGCTGGTTAAAGTGAGGGACGGGCGGATCTAGCCATATCAGGGTGAGGTAACCTTGCCTGTGAATGGATGACACCAACCTGCACAGCAGACAGCCACGGAAGCTACGATGGTAAATACAGATCCAGAGCTGATCAGCTGAGTAAGCAGCAGGCCTAGAGGGTACAGGAGCAGGCAGGACCAGAACAGCCAGTTTATCAGGGACCACAGTCGACGAGGAGGGCTGATTACGGGGCTGGGGAAGCGCCTGTCTTGCGTAGTGCTCCTGAAAGCTATCCTGTTGGCAAATTAATGCAAAAACAGCTCAATACCAAAACccacagcagaaaaacatgGCTAAAGCTGGTCCTTTGAAAGCCATGTGCTGCCATGTGCCTAACAAAAATTATGAGCCAAAATGTAAGTAgtgtataaataataaaatttagcATTCTAAGTTCAGATCAAGAGTTTGGTTATAAAGTGcatgaactgaattcaaatcTGACTCCTGAACCAGGTTTTGGTTGTCTGTGCAtatgcttgggatcattggcTGGATCAAAAGGATTCAGTTTGTTAAGACGTTGCATTCCTCTAAAAAGAAAAGGGCTGGCATTTTCAAAGATTCAGTGATACCGGTTACACTGTTTACTGTTTACcatcaccccccctccccccacaaGAGTATGAGTatatgacctgtgtgtgtgtgtgtgtgtggacagcagggcctgggtctgtggcttgctgaaccttggcacctgtgggacacggttgtGGAGGGTGGGAGTCACCCCTCCCTATTGCTCCCTACCGCTCCCCACTGACCGCCTGGGTGTTGGGGCCCGTGGGTCCGGGGCTCATGgctggatgtcttggcgtggctcTGGGCCCGCTCCATTGGTGGTTGTCCCCTGGGcgtggctcgggcctctttggcaTGGGGGGGCTCTACTGGGTGGCGGGCGGCTGGTGGGTGCCTAGGGCCTCATTCTCGGCTCGTGCGGGGGGGTACCAGCCTATGGGGGGcgggctctctggactcttgccctttgaccgTGGGGGTTcagtctggggtctccctccttccccctctggggtgtgtgcgcgGTTGCCaccaggatgtgtggcctcctgtcttctgagctcctagtggaCCGTGGATAGgtcgggtcccctgggtccttccctgtctgtctctggatcacggggggtGCGGTTGCATTATCTTGCCCTCATTGGTGAGTACGTCCATGACAGGTACTACACACATtattgcaagcaacagcaggattgtgtgtatgtgtatatgtatatgcatgtgtacagatatgtatgtatgtatgtatgtatgtatgtatgtatgtatgtatgtatgtatgtatgtatgtatgtatatatatatatatatatcccaacCACTTATTTATCAAATTACTATTCAGCCAAATGTCTTAACAGTTTTGGATCTGAAAGAAACTGGGTGGTTTAGTACTGCAACCTctttttttggttcttttttgGAAACCCTGGACTCATCAGAAAATGTAATCTTTCATAAAAGATTTTCACCTTTTCCTGGTAAAGTTTGTGGAGCCATGCACTACACTCTGCCTCATCTTCTGGGATCAACTCTAGAGGGATTCTCCTGCATATCACAGAGATAAAGATCagtaaacaggaaatgaaatgcACCAATCCTCAGCGCCAAAACTTCACTTCCTACCTCACATATAAATCTGCGTGATACTTTTTCCCATTAAGAATTCCCAGCAAAGTCGGCATTTCGTTGTTTCTGAAGTTGAGCGTGGAGTCataaacagctgcagctgcacaggGCACACAGCGGCAGTTAGCCCTACCACTCATTTGATTTGCAAAAtcattctgaaaaaaagaatCGGCCACACGTAAAGACATAAATGGATACTCACCTGTCCCTCTGAGGCTTTGAACTGTTACCCAGAATCCTTTGGTTCTGGGTAAAAGATGATACTTCAGTTTCGGCAAACCTTTGGTTTCAGCCACCTGCATGCTGATCTGGTGTTTCTTTGGCGTGAAGCGTGTCCCCTCACAATAAAGCAAGAACTTgtgccccccaaaaaagtgttttttgcaTTACATATTTATCTCCACAAAAGTatcttgattcttgattttaGAATAATTACCACAGGCTGAAACCCACCCAGAAGTTTTCTGGGTAATCCCGCAGTTTCTGAAGACTCTGAGTCACTGTCCTTCGATCCTCCTCCCACTTCCTTTTGCAGAAAACGATCTCCAGGAAGTACCACATCCAGCCAATGATTGGTACATAAGCCAGCTCTTTTTTGGCTAACACTTTGAGCTCTGGAAGTTGAGAACATATTAAAGAACTGAAGGATA
This is a stretch of genomic DNA from Archocentrus centrarchus isolate MPI-CPG fArcCen1 chromosome 15, fArcCen1, whole genome shotgun sequence. It encodes these proteins:
- the agpat4 gene encoding LOW QUALITY PROTEIN: 1-acyl-sn-glycerol-3-phosphate acyltransferase delta (The sequence of the model RefSeq protein was modified relative to this genomic sequence to represent the inferred CDS: inserted 2 bases in 1 codon); amino-acid sequence: MGLLQLLKSQFLCHLMICYVFLVSGLIVNLLQLCTLPLWLVSKQLARRVNIRLAYCISSQMVATLEWWSGTECTLYTDPKSYPLYGKENAIVVLNHTFEIDFLCGWTFCERFGVLGVREMLAKKELAYVPIIGWMWYFLEIVFCKRKWEEDRRTVTQSLQKLRDYPENFWFLLYCEGTRFTPKKHQISMQVAETKGLPKLKYHLLPRTKGFWVTVQSLRGTAAAVYDSTLNFRNNEMPTLLGILNGKKYHADLYVRRIPLELIPEDEAECSAWLHKLYQEKDSFQEHYXQDRRFPSPVISPPRRLWSLINWLFWSCLLLYPLGLLLTQLISSGSVFTIVASVAVCCAASLGVRWMIGQTEIHRASNYGNKEVSLNNN